Proteins encoded within one genomic window of Halocatena marina:
- the serS gene encoding serine--tRNA ligase, whose amino-acid sequence MLPRQFVREHPDVVRDTLEKRGMTDEVDLDRVLTIDEEWRKLKARGDELRHERNEVSERIGQLKRDGKEDEAQQAIERSQELKAELDTVEERAEELNEELEAALLELPQILHESVPPGEGEEDNVELRREGFDGLRHLPSEIVPHYELGERLAIIDEARGAKTTGSGYYFLTGDGARLEHALVQFMLDLHREQGYVDVFPPIPINSESMTGTGQLPKFAEDAYKIENEDLWLCPTAEVPVTNMYADEILLRDDLPLKHQAYTPNFRREAGEHGTETRGIVRVHQFNKVELVNFVEPETSYDRFDALLDEAEETLRRLELPYRILEICAGDIGDKQSKQVDIEVWAPADDMPDGPEEGGRWLEVSSASNFEDFQARRAGLRYRPERHESAEYLHTLNASGLALPRVMVAILEYYQNEDGTVNVPDALQPYMGGQEVIAGHEPVGESALGSGDRE is encoded by the coding sequence ATGTTACCGAGGCAGTTCGTCCGCGAGCATCCAGATGTCGTTCGGGACACACTCGAAAAACGAGGAATGACCGACGAAGTTGATCTCGATCGCGTACTCACGATCGACGAGGAGTGGCGCAAACTCAAAGCGCGTGGCGACGAGCTCCGTCACGAGCGCAACGAGGTCAGCGAGCGTATCGGTCAGCTCAAGCGGGACGGAAAGGAGGACGAAGCACAGCAAGCGATCGAACGCTCACAGGAACTCAAAGCCGAACTCGACACCGTCGAGGAACGCGCAGAAGAACTGAACGAGGAGCTTGAGGCAGCGCTACTCGAACTCCCGCAGATCCTTCATGAGAGTGTTCCGCCGGGAGAGGGCGAAGAAGACAACGTAGAGCTCCGTCGTGAGGGCTTCGACGGGCTGCGTCATCTTCCATCAGAGATTGTTCCACACTACGAACTTGGTGAACGGTTGGCTATTATCGACGAGGCGCGCGGCGCAAAGACGACTGGAAGTGGCTACTACTTCCTTACTGGTGACGGTGCGCGGCTCGAACACGCACTCGTCCAGTTCATGCTCGATCTCCACCGCGAGCAGGGATACGTGGACGTCTTCCCACCGATTCCCATCAACAGCGAATCGATGACAGGGACCGGTCAGCTGCCGAAGTTCGCCGAAGACGCGTACAAGATCGAAAACGAAGATCTCTGGCTCTGTCCCACTGCAGAGGTCCCTGTAACGAATATGTACGCTGATGAGATCCTCCTCCGTGATGATCTCCCACTCAAACATCAGGCGTATACACCGAACTTCCGACGTGAAGCCGGAGAGCACGGCACTGAAACGCGCGGAATCGTCCGCGTCCACCAGTTCAACAAGGTCGAGCTGGTCAACTTCGTCGAACCGGAGACGAGCTACGACCGTTTCGACGCATTATTGGATGAAGCTGAGGAGACGCTCCGTCGGCTCGAACTGCCCTATCGTATCCTCGAAATCTGTGCCGGTGATATCGGTGATAAGCAATCGAAACAGGTCGATATCGAAGTGTGGGCACCCGCTGACGACATGCCCGATGGGCCTGAAGAAGGCGGTCGCTGGCTGGAAGTGTCGAGTGCGTCGAACTTCGAGGATTTCCAAGCGCGCCGAGCAGGACTGCGTTACCGGCCTGAGCGCCACGAAAGTGCAGAATACCTCCACACGCTCAACGCCTCGGGACTTGCACTTCCACGCGTGATGGTTGCTATCCTCGAATACTACCAGAACGAGGATGGTACTGTGAACGTTCCCGATGCGCTCCAACCATATATGGGAGGACAGGAAGTCATCGCGGGGCATGAACCGGTGGGTGAAAGCGCGCTCGGGAGCGGCGATCGAGAGTAA
- a CDS encoding MBL fold metallo-hydrolase, with protein MAIGDLYPVETGDCTDLYYIDTGMYDTPEYGAVYILDAERPAVVDTGIGMRYDAILDAIERVGIARDELEIIAPTHIHLDHAGGAGYLARDCPNADVVVHERGARHLVDPSRLIAGTKAAVEDQWEFYREPISVPEDRIRELTDGDIIDLGTHQLVTHHVPGHAPHQVVFEDPENNAVFTADAAGIYVPAIDAVRQTTPPPDFDLEQCLADIELIQSLEPATLLYAHYGPAPTEHRLDEYADVLTEWIESVEMVRQQKDDVVDHFIAETPMSGVWGERKARAEAAMNTRGVLRYLDTRHD; from the coding sequence ATGGCTATCGGCGACCTGTATCCAGTCGAAACGGGCGACTGCACCGATCTGTATTACATCGACACCGGAATGTATGATACCCCTGAATATGGCGCGGTCTACATTCTCGATGCAGAGCGACCTGCTGTGGTCGACACCGGAATTGGCATGCGCTATGACGCTATTCTCGACGCAATAGAGAGGGTCGGTATTGCCCGCGATGAGCTCGAAATCATCGCGCCAACACATATCCATCTCGATCACGCTGGCGGTGCGGGGTATCTCGCTCGAGACTGTCCGAACGCCGACGTTGTCGTCCACGAGCGTGGTGCCCGCCATCTTGTCGATCCGTCGCGGCTAATCGCTGGTACAAAAGCCGCTGTCGAAGATCAGTGGGAGTTCTATCGTGAACCCATCTCCGTACCAGAAGATCGTATTCGGGAACTCACCGACGGCGATATCATTGATCTCGGTACCCACCAGCTGGTTACTCACCATGTGCCTGGTCACGCACCCCATCAGGTCGTATTCGAAGACCCAGAGAATAACGCTGTATTTACTGCCGACGCTGCCGGTATCTACGTGCCTGCCATCGATGCTGTTCGCCAGACGACGCCACCGCCGGACTTCGACCTCGAACAGTGTCTTGCTGATATCGAACTCATCCAATCACTTGAACCAGCGACGCTCCTATATGCTCACTATGGTCCCGCACCCACCGAACACCGACTTGATGAGTATGCCGACGTACTCACCGAATGGATCGAGTCTGTCGAAATGGTTCGACAGCAAAAGGATGACGTCGTCGATCACTTCATCGCCGAAACTCCGATGAGCGGCGTCTGGGGCGAACGAAAGGCTCGCGCCGAAGCGGCGATGAACACCCGAGGCGTCCTCCGGTATCTCGATACTCGTCACGACTGA
- a CDS encoding S8 family peptidase, with product MRENTNPVSRRQLLQTIGGTAALASFGGLAAARPDDVVEVNVGYDKESGRQATISASNQTVREFGFNAATIRVPKRALKGLRQRSDVRYVEENGQMHALAQSNPWGVDRVDADNAHDSGYTGSGADIAIIDTGIDSDHPDLQANLGSGTAFTSCSGSDCNYDWDDDNGHGTHCAGSANAVNNSQGVVGVSTNATLHAVKVLTGTGSGSFSDVAAGIEYVADQGWDVASLSLGGGQSSAVTDAVQYAYNRGVLVVAAAGNSGPCSDCVGYPAAEPEAIAVSATNSSDGLASFSSTGPEVEIAAPGADIYSTYTGGGYSTLSGTSMACPHVSGAGAQLMAQGYTNTEARQRLTDTAEDIGLSSNEQGSGLLDVAAALGVSS from the coding sequence ATGCGAGAGAATACAAACCCTGTTTCGCGGAGACAGTTGCTACAAACGATCGGCGGAACTGCAGCCCTCGCCAGTTTTGGTGGGCTTGCAGCAGCTCGTCCCGACGATGTTGTAGAGGTCAACGTCGGGTACGACAAGGAGAGTGGACGACAGGCGACTATTTCAGCATCGAATCAGACTGTTCGAGAGTTTGGATTCAACGCTGCTACGATTCGGGTACCAAAGCGGGCGCTAAAAGGACTCCGTCAGCGTTCTGATGTCCGATATGTAGAAGAAAACGGACAGATGCACGCGCTCGCTCAGTCTAACCCATGGGGTGTTGACCGAGTCGACGCTGACAACGCTCACGACAGTGGGTATACCGGTTCCGGCGCCGACATCGCTATCATCGACACTGGAATTGATAGTGATCACCCAGATCTACAGGCCAACCTCGGTTCAGGAACCGCATTTACAAGCTGTTCTGGATCGGACTGCAACTACGACTGGGACGACGACAACGGCCACGGAACGCACTGTGCCGGGTCCGCCAACGCGGTCAACAACAGTCAAGGTGTCGTTGGTGTGAGCACCAACGCAACGCTCCACGCAGTCAAGGTACTCACTGGTACCGGAAGCGGCTCGTTCTCGGACGTCGCTGCCGGAATCGAATACGTCGCCGATCAAGGCTGGGACGTCGCCAGCCTGAGCCTCGGTGGCGGTCAGTCATCTGCGGTCACAGACGCTGTCCAATACGCCTACAACCGTGGCGTTCTCGTGGTCGCTGCTGCTGGTAATAGCGGACCGTGCAGCGACTGTGTTGGCTACCCGGCCGCCGAGCCAGAAGCTATTGCGGTGAGTGCGACCAACAGCTCCGACGGACTTGCAAGCTTCTCCTCAACCGGTCCGGAAGTCGAGATCGCCGCTCCAGGAGCCGATATCTACTCAACGTACACTGGCGGTGGATACTCAACGCTCAGTGGGACATCGATGGCCTGTCCACACGTGAGTGGTGCTGGTGCCCAGCTCATGGCACAAGGCTACACGAACACCGAAGCACGTCAACGCCTAACGGATACAGCCGAAGACATCGGCCTGTCTAGCAACGAACAAGGATCGGGCCTCCTCGACGTCGCGGCTGCGCTCGGAGTGAGCTCGTAA
- a CDS encoding N-acetyltransferase family protein has protein sequence MTVKMDGITVRPYEQDDADGLWTLKQSFELELGQKDEEKGERYEAKLTEEYRRGYLSWVADCIERDDGCLIVAEDDELIGYAFVLPESLSFIWDAAVLNELYLSSEYRGTDAATMLITAALDHAREQTLPLDRMLLDVDPANERARAFYETFGFEPWAEMIGREL, from the coding sequence GTGACGGTCAAAATGGATGGTATAACGGTGCGACCGTACGAGCAGGACGATGCGGATGGTCTTTGGACACTCAAGCAGTCTTTCGAGTTGGAACTTGGACAGAAAGACGAAGAGAAAGGAGAGCGGTACGAAGCAAAGCTCACCGAAGAGTACCGACGTGGCTACCTCTCGTGGGTCGCGGACTGCATCGAACGCGATGACGGATGCCTTATCGTTGCAGAGGACGACGAACTGATCGGATACGCGTTCGTCCTTCCCGAGTCGTTGTCGTTTATTTGGGACGCAGCAGTGTTGAACGAGCTCTATCTCTCCTCAGAATATCGAGGAACTGATGCGGCAACCATGCTCATCACTGCCGCACTCGATCATGCACGCGAACAAACACTCCCACTTGATCGAATGCTCCTTGATGTCGATCCAGCGAACGAACGCGCACGAGCATTCTACGAAACGTTTGGTTTCGAACCGTGGGCTGAAATGATCGGACGCGAACTATGA
- a CDS encoding CBS domain-containing protein — protein MDIADIATQEDVEVDAGQRLAKVRAIFERENPKGIIVTNSGEYAGVITERRLLQSHVEDSTKVGAMAESAPKIDRTADVRDVARMLVEGGTKVAPVFEHDDHWGIITADAILETVLDNLDILSVEQIYTENVVTATEDTNIGRAINLLRENGISRLPVVNESGKLTGMVTTHDIIDVAVRDMDKATHGDRAGDRERILDLPVYDVMRSPVTTIGLENSVEAAVKLMLEHDYGGLVVTPMDEDDLVAGVLTKTDVLRALTFTEEEYLDVQITNIDLLNTLQREEIRQSIEQVVEKYQRMNVEHAHVRFQKHKEKLRGTPLIQCQIRLRTNRGQVAGSGEGYGANSAFRVALDRLERNVLELKGTHSDEQYQGQLLRKLNEL, from the coding sequence ATGGACATTGCAGACATTGCGACGCAAGAAGATGTTGAGGTCGATGCCGGCCAACGCCTTGCAAAAGTGCGGGCCATCTTCGAGCGCGAGAATCCGAAGGGGATCATTGTTACCAATAGCGGGGAGTACGCTGGAGTCATCACCGAGCGGAGATTGTTACAATCTCACGTTGAAGACAGCACGAAAGTGGGTGCAATGGCCGAATCGGCACCGAAAATCGACCGCACCGCTGACGTGAGAGATGTCGCACGAATGCTCGTCGAGGGAGGAACGAAAGTCGCCCCTGTCTTCGAGCACGACGATCACTGGGGTATAATCACTGCTGATGCAATCCTCGAAACCGTTCTCGACAATCTCGATATCCTCTCTGTCGAGCAGATCTATACTGAAAACGTAGTCACAGCCACAGAAGATACCAACATTGGGCGTGCGATCAACCTCCTTCGGGAGAACGGGATTTCACGACTTCCAGTGGTCAACGAGAGTGGAAAGCTTACGGGAATGGTCACCACTCACGACATCATAGACGTCGCTGTCCGTGACATGGACAAGGCCACCCACGGCGACCGTGCCGGTGACAGAGAACGAATTCTCGATCTTCCTGTATACGACGTGATGCGCAGCCCAGTGACGACGATTGGGCTCGAAAATTCCGTCGAAGCGGCTGTCAAACTGATGCTCGAACACGATTACGGCGGACTAGTGGTCACCCCGATGGATGAAGACGATCTCGTTGCGGGCGTTCTCACCAAAACTGACGTGCTCCGAGCACTCACGTTTACTGAAGAGGAATATCTCGACGTTCAGATTACCAATATTGATCTCCTCAATACGCTTCAACGAGAAGAAATTAGACAGAGCATCGAGCAGGTCGTTGAGAAATATCAACGAATGAATGTCGAGCACGCACACGTCCGCTTCCAGAAACACAAAGAAAAACTCCGTGGAACGCCGCTCATCCAGTGCCAAATCCGTCTTCGGACCAACCGTGGTCAGGTCGCTGGATCGGGTGAAGGATACGGTGCCAACTCGGCGTTCCGTGTTGCTCTTGACCGCCTCGAACGCAATGTCCTTGAACTGAAAGGGACGCACAGCGATGAACAGTATCAAGGACAGCTACTCCGGAAGTTAAACGAACTCTAA
- a CDS encoding lycopene cyclase domain-containing protein: MLFDIGIPDIGVFGPYTYLATEFLWGSVALLLLLRAGALRTAARTILVLYPFAYIWDWYTLEVGVFSIPLRTGIELIGIPLEEHIFMFVVPALVVGIHENLRALDDHAPSIQTENRDTQTDANTNPRTDS; encoded by the coding sequence ATGCTTTTCGACATCGGTATTCCCGATATCGGCGTTTTCGGGCCGTACACTTACCTCGCAACCGAATTCTTGTGGGGCTCAGTCGCGTTGTTGCTGTTATTACGCGCTGGTGCACTACGCACCGCAGCCCGCACGATACTCGTTCTCTATCCCTTCGCCTACATCTGGGACTGGTATACACTAGAAGTGGGCGTATTCAGTATCCCACTCCGAACCGGGATCGAACTGATCGGTATTCCCCTCGAAGAACACATCTTCATGTTCGTCGTCCCTGCGTTGGTCGTCGGCATCCACGAAAATCTGCGAGCACTCGACGACCACGCGCCCTCGATCCAAACTGAAAACAGGGACACACAGACTGATGCGAACACGAACCCACGAACAGATAGCTAG
- a CDS encoding cupin domain-containing protein, with product MPNEHGVVHEDEAEQMERSHGEKFAGTGLRLGATAGGEELGCTLYEVPPERSPVPYHYHTANEEAIYVLDGTGRLRTETEEIDISEGSYVALPAGEDGAHQVINSSDEPLRFLCVSTMNEPDVMVYPDSNKVGMVAGAAPGGPRKKVTLQKMFHADSDVDYWEGE from the coding sequence ATGCCGAACGAGCATGGCGTAGTACACGAAGACGAAGCAGAGCAAATGGAACGCTCACACGGCGAGAAGTTTGCTGGCACGGGACTCCGACTCGGAGCGACTGCTGGAGGCGAGGAGCTGGGTTGTACACTGTACGAGGTACCGCCGGAACGAAGCCCAGTTCCCTATCATTATCATACCGCTAACGAGGAAGCCATTTACGTGCTTGATGGGACAGGAAGACTCAGAACAGAGACAGAGGAGATCGACATTTCCGAGGGAAGCTACGTTGCTCTCCCCGCAGGAGAAGACGGCGCACACCAAGTGATCAACTCCTCGGACGAACCGCTTCGGTTTCTGTGTGTATCCACGATGAACGAACCCGATGTGATGGTCTACCCAGATTCGAACAAGGTCGGAATGGTCGCGGGAGCAGCCCCCGGAGGTCCACGAAAAAAGGTAACGCTACAGAAAATGTTCCACGCAGATTCCGATGTCGACTACTGGGAAGGAGAATAG